Proteins from a genomic interval of Gadus morhua chromosome 21, gadMor3.0, whole genome shotgun sequence:
- the max gene encoding protein max isoform X3, whose amino-acid sequence MSDNDDIEVDSDEDSPRYHGVADKRAHHNALERKRRDHIKDSFHSLRDSVPALQGEKQQSIKQASRAQILDKATEYIQYMRRKNHTHQQDIDDLKKQNALLEQQVRALEKVKGSTQLQQASYSSPDSSLYTNPKGSAVSAFDGGSDSSSESDAEEHPSRKKLRGEDS is encoded by the exons ATGAGCGATAACGATGATATCGAAGTCGATAGCGAC GAAGACTCCCCGAGGTATCACGGTGTG GCTGACAAGCGGGCGCACCACAATGCACTGGAGCGCAAGCGCAGGGACCACATTAAGGACAGCTTCCACAGCCTGCGGGACTCCGTGCCCGCACTGCAAGGGGAAAAG CAGCAGTCTATCAAGCAGGCGTCTCGAGCCCAAATCCTAGACAAAGCTACAGAGTATATCCAGTACATGAGGCGGAAAAACCACACGCACCAGCAGGACATCGACGACCTGAAGAAGCAGAACGCACTGTTGGAGCAGCAGG TGCGCGCACTGGAGAAGGTGAAGGGCTCCACGCAGCTCCAGCAGGCCAGCTACTCGTCCCCGGACAGCAGCCTGTACACCAACCCCAAGGGCAGCGCCGTGTCGGCCTTCGACGGGGGCTCCGACTCCAGCTCCGAGTCGGACGCCGAGGAGCACCCCAGCCGCAAGAAGCTCCGCGGCGAGGACAGCTAA
- the max gene encoding protein max isoform X4 yields MSDNDDIEVDSDEDSPRYHGVADKRAHHNALERKRRDHIKDSFHSLRDSVPALQGEKQSIKQASRAQILDKATEYIQYMRRKNHTHQQDIDDLKKQNALLEQQVRALEKVKGSTQLQQASYSSPDSSLYTNPKGSAVSAFDGGSDSSSESDAEEHPSRKKLRGEDS; encoded by the exons ATGAGCGATAACGATGATATCGAAGTCGATAGCGAC GAAGACTCCCCGAGGTATCACGGTGTG GCTGACAAGCGGGCGCACCACAATGCACTGGAGCGCAAGCGCAGGGACCACATTAAGGACAGCTTCCACAGCCTGCGGGACTCCGTGCCCGCACTGCAAGGGGAAAAG CAGTCTATCAAGCAGGCGTCTCGAGCCCAAATCCTAGACAAAGCTACAGAGTATATCCAGTACATGAGGCGGAAAAACCACACGCACCAGCAGGACATCGACGACCTGAAGAAGCAGAACGCACTGTTGGAGCAGCAGG TGCGCGCACTGGAGAAGGTGAAGGGCTCCACGCAGCTCCAGCAGGCCAGCTACTCGTCCCCGGACAGCAGCCTGTACACCAACCCCAAGGGCAGCGCCGTGTCGGCCTTCGACGGGGGCTCCGACTCCAGCTCCGAGTCGGACGCCGAGGAGCACCCCAGCCGCAAGAAGCTCCGCGGCGAGGACAGCTAA
- the max gene encoding protein max isoform X1, whose amino-acid sequence MSDNDDIEVDSDEDSPRYHGVADKRAHHNALERKRRDHIKDSFHSLRDSVPALQGEKFEELNAPVAHGQGGNRTQLPHLHSEQQSIKQASRAQILDKATEYIQYMRRKNHTHQQDIDDLKKQNALLEQQVRALEKVKGSTQLQQASYSSPDSSLYTNPKGSAVSAFDGGSDSSSESDAEEHPSRKKLRGEDS is encoded by the exons ATGAGCGATAACGATGATATCGAAGTCGATAGCGAC GAAGACTCCCCGAGGTATCACGGTGTG GCTGACAAGCGGGCGCACCACAATGCACTGGAGCGCAAGCGCAGGGACCACATTAAGGACAGCTTCCACAGCCTGCGGGACTCCGTGCCCGCACTGCAAGGGGAAAAG TTCGAGGAGCTGAACGCTCCAGTGGCCCATGGCCAGGGAGGGAATAGGACCCAGCTTCCCCATCTCCACTCAGAG CAGCAGTCTATCAAGCAGGCGTCTCGAGCCCAAATCCTAGACAAAGCTACAGAGTATATCCAGTACATGAGGCGGAAAAACCACACGCACCAGCAGGACATCGACGACCTGAAGAAGCAGAACGCACTGTTGGAGCAGCAGG TGCGCGCACTGGAGAAGGTGAAGGGCTCCACGCAGCTCCAGCAGGCCAGCTACTCGTCCCCGGACAGCAGCCTGTACACCAACCCCAAGGGCAGCGCCGTGTCGGCCTTCGACGGGGGCTCCGACTCCAGCTCCGAGTCGGACGCCGAGGAGCACCCCAGCCGCAAGAAGCTCCGCGGCGAGGACAGCTAA
- the max gene encoding protein max isoform X2, with the protein MSDNDDIEVDSDEDSPRYHGVADKRAHHNALERKRRDHIKDSFHSLRDSVPALQGEKFEELNAPVAHGQGGNRTQLPHLHSEQSIKQASRAQILDKATEYIQYMRRKNHTHQQDIDDLKKQNALLEQQVRALEKVKGSTQLQQASYSSPDSSLYTNPKGSAVSAFDGGSDSSSESDAEEHPSRKKLRGEDS; encoded by the exons ATGAGCGATAACGATGATATCGAAGTCGATAGCGAC GAAGACTCCCCGAGGTATCACGGTGTG GCTGACAAGCGGGCGCACCACAATGCACTGGAGCGCAAGCGCAGGGACCACATTAAGGACAGCTTCCACAGCCTGCGGGACTCCGTGCCCGCACTGCAAGGGGAAAAG TTCGAGGAGCTGAACGCTCCAGTGGCCCATGGCCAGGGAGGGAATAGGACCCAGCTTCCCCATCTCCACTCAGAG CAGTCTATCAAGCAGGCGTCTCGAGCCCAAATCCTAGACAAAGCTACAGAGTATATCCAGTACATGAGGCGGAAAAACCACACGCACCAGCAGGACATCGACGACCTGAAGAAGCAGAACGCACTGTTGGAGCAGCAGG TGCGCGCACTGGAGAAGGTGAAGGGCTCCACGCAGCTCCAGCAGGCCAGCTACTCGTCCCCGGACAGCAGCCTGTACACCAACCCCAAGGGCAGCGCCGTGTCGGCCTTCGACGGGGGCTCCGACTCCAGCTCCGAGTCGGACGCCGAGGAGCACCCCAGCCGCAAGAAGCTCCGCGGCGAGGACAGCTAA
- the ptrhd1 gene encoding putative peptidyl-tRNA hydrolase PTRHD1, whose product MAVTGPETARHLVQYVVVRSDLLHQMAWPLGAVITQACHAATAAIHLNYHDSDTQEYLAQLDTMHKVVLQVPDQTTLSTLSETLTEKNIAHKLWIEQPENLPTCLALKPYPKEAVHSFLRKFKLFK is encoded by the exons ATGGCCGTGACTGGACCTGAGACCGCTCGCCACCTGGTTCAGTATGTGGTCGTGAGGTCGGACCTGCTCCACCAGATGGCCTGGCCTCTCGGAGCGGTCATAACGCAGGCCTGTCACGCCGCCACTGCGGCCATCCACCTGAACTACCATGACAGCGACACACAGGAGTATCTGGCCCAACTGGACACAATGCATAAAGTAGTTCTCCAG GTGCCAGACCAGACGACCCTATCCACTCTATCGGAAACCCTAACAGAGAAGAATATTGCGCATAAACTGTGGATCGAGCAGCCAGAGAACCTCCCCACCTGTCTAGCTCTGAAGCCATACCCCAAAGAGGCGGTCCATTCTTTCCTGCGAAAGTTCAAACTtttcaaatga